A segment of the Synechococcus sp. MEDNS5 genome:
TTAATTAAATTTGTGAGCCACTGAGCTGCATTGATACCGGGTTGATAATCCAGACCAAATTTTTCCCCTTCGGGATTAAACCACTGCCCCCCAAATCCATCGATCATTTCTAAATAGACACAACTCAGACCTTCGTATTGACGGCCCTGCCACACATATCCCCACGGAACTTTCTTTTTGCGCTGTAGTTCTTGGCTAATGGAAACTAAATCCGTTGGCGTTGATGGTGGTTTTTCCATTAAATCAGTTCGCCAAAATAGCAGTCCCATGTCCGCCACCAATGGCCATCGGTAAAGGCTTCCTTCATAGATGTTACCTAATTGAGCACCGTTTGTTAATTCCTGAATTTCAGTTTGGTCAAAGCCATCATCCAAAGCTTCAAGCCACCCAGCTCGAGCATATTTTGGTAACCATGTGATATCCATTAGAATGGCGTCGAAGGGTGTATCCCCTAACAACAAACTGCTAATTGCTAAGTCTGATATTGCCTCAGTTTCGAGGGGCCCCCGAATAACTTCTAGGTGAATGGTGTTTACGTATTTTGCATTGAACTCTTTGACTAACTTGACTGTTGAGTCCGCGAAAGGGGCTGGCATTAATATTGATATGGACTCAACGTCACGAGCAATAATGCTGGGTATGAATATCAAGAGTGAGCTTATAGCGAGGATAACTGACACGCACAATGTTATCTGTTTATCGCGACTAAGCATAGGTTTAATTCATGGTCTCGAGTGATTGCATTTGTTCCTTGGCCCAATCATCAACTGTAAATTCTTCCACAGCTGAAACCATTTTGTTAATTCTTTCGATTTGTTCATTTTGAGGCAACTCCAATGCCGATTCGATGGCTTGATCCATCTGTTTGTGTGAGTAAGGGTTGGTAAGGATAGCTCCATCAAGCACAACAGATGCACCAGTGAACTCTGATAAAACAAGAACTCCATCTCTTCCTTTCCGTGCCGCTACGTATTCCTTGGCAACTAGATTGAGGCCATCTCTTAAGGGTGTGATCCAGCATATATCTGACATTGAAAACCATGCCACCATTTCCTCATAGGGGATGCGGTTGGTTGAAAACCGAATCGGAACCCAATCAATGGAACTAAATCGTCCGTTGATTCGTCCAGCCGTTTCCTCAATCAGTCGCTGAGTCTCTTCATAGATTTTCATCCCCGATGATGCTGCTACACAAGCCAACATTAAAACCACTTTCCCGTGAAGATCTTGACGCCGCTCAAGTAATCTCTCGAATGCTAAAAGAAGTTCTTCGTTCCCTTTTGTATAGTCCACACGACTTGCCGATAAAATTAGTTTTCGCCCTTTTTTGGTGTCTGCATCAATCTGTCTTGTTAATTCAGTTACATCGTCTCGCATTGTCAAGGTTTGAATAACATCTGGCGATGTCCCTACAGGTGAAGAGACTAATTTTACCTTTCGTTTATTGTATTCAAGCCATGGTGTTTCTGTTGGTTCAGTCAAAGCCGAACCAAATTTTAGAAACTTCGGCGCGACTTCTGTTTTTGGACCTTTTTTAACCCCGAGTAGACAGCTTGCTGCTCGTGCAAAATTCTCTGTGTACCTTGGTATGTGAAAACCTACGACATCACATGCAAGTAAGCTTTCAATAATTTGTTTTCTCCACGGAAGAATTGCGAACACATCATTTCCTGGGAATGGTGTGTGATGGAAGAATGCAATTTTCAAGTCAGGACGCTTTTCGCGAATAAATCCTGAAACAAGCCACAAATTGTAATCGTGTATCCACACTGTGGCCCCCATAGCTGCTTCGGAGCAAGCTGCGTCTGCAAACCGACTATTCACTTCTTCGAAAATTGCCCAATTAGCATTGTTGACATCAAAGTAAGTTGGAAACGTATGAAGTATCGGCCATACCGATTCTTTTGATGTTACGTGGTAGAAACTGGATACTTGGCTTTCTTCGAGAGGGATGCGTCTTAGTGTAAAAGTTGATGGATTGTCCATGGCAATCCTTTCATCTTCCTCGCCATTTGCATCGTCAACTTGCCGCCAAGCTATCCATGTTCCATTTTCTTGACTGCGAAATAGATTCCGTAATGTGGGAATGATCCCATTTGGGCTTTTTTGATCCCGCCAAGTTCTATTCCCCTGTTCATCGATCGCTTCATCAAATGGCGTTCGATGATACAAAATGATGAAATCACTGTTACCTCCGCTTATCGTCATGTTCAGCACCTACTCGAGATATCCATCTCTACCTTTAAACAAAATCTCTGAATTGTCAAATGGTTATGTGGTCTGCATGGACTGCAAACCCTTCAATGTCTCCAATACTTCTTGTGCGTGACCTACAGGCCTAACACCTGTCCAGCGCGCTTGTACGACTCCGGAAGGGTCAATCAAAAAGGTATGTCGTAGTGAGTAAGGAGCCATCCATGAGCCGTAGCTTCGACTCACAATGCCATCATGATCAGATAGTAAAGTGAAATCTAACTCTTCGCTGTTACAGAACGATTCATGATCCTCAACTGAATCGGCGCTGATAGCAGCCACATCACAATTGTTAATTTTAAATTGTTCAAGCGAATCTTGAAATCCGTGGGCTTCAATCGTGCAACCTGATGTGAAGTCTCTTGGATAGAAGTACAGAACCAGCCATCGATCATTCCAGTCAGTCAAAGACCAGCGCGACTTATCTGGCACGAGCAGGTTTGTACCAGATAATTCGAAGTTCGGCGCAGGAGCACCAATGTCTGGAGCGTTGCCTCCGAGTGCCAGACCTTTTTTTGGAAACAAGCTGAGT
Coding sequences within it:
- a CDS encoding ABC transporter substrate-binding protein, whose translation is MLSRDKQITLCVSVILAISSLLIFIPSIIARDVESISILMPAPFADSTVKLVKEFNAKYVNTIHLEVIRGPLETEAISDLAISSLLLGDTPFDAILMDITWLPKYARAGWLEALDDGFDQTEIQELTNGAQLGNIYEGSLYRWPLVADMGLLFWRTDLMEKPPSTPTDLVSISQELQRKKKVPWGYVWQGRQYEGLSCVYLEMIDGFGGQWFNPEGEKFGLDYQPGINAAQWLTNLINSGISPRAVTNYAESEALQSFKSGDSALMRNWPYAWAELQKEDSQVRGHVGISTMVSIPGVSQASTIGSWGFSLLKGSKHKDAAIKAFKYLTTNEAQVELFTEYGYTPTLKSIYQNEDLLNEYPYLAKLYGALSIAKMRPETPVYAQLSDVLQRSLSASFTDEIEAKSSMKNAQIFSEQIISAAGGGIQ
- the ggpS gene encoding glucosylglycerol-phosphate synthase — translated: MTISGGNSDFIILYHRTPFDEAIDEQGNRTWRDQKSPNGIIPTLRNLFRSQENGTWIAWRQVDDANGEEDERIAMDNPSTFTLRRIPLEESQVSSFYHVTSKESVWPILHTFPTYFDVNNANWAIFEEVNSRFADAACSEAAMGATVWIHDYNLWLVSGFIREKRPDLKIAFFHHTPFPGNDVFAILPWRKQIIESLLACDVVGFHIPRYTENFARAASCLLGVKKGPKTEVAPKFLKFGSALTEPTETPWLEYNKRKVKLVSSPVGTSPDVIQTLTMRDDVTELTRQIDADTKKGRKLILSASRVDYTKGNEELLLAFERLLERRQDLHGKVVLMLACVAASSGMKIYEETQRLIEETAGRINGRFSSIDWVPIRFSTNRIPYEEMVAWFSMSDICWITPLRDGLNLVAKEYVAARKGRDGVLVLSEFTGASVVLDGAILTNPYSHKQMDQAIESALELPQNEQIERINKMVSAVEEFTVDDWAKEQMQSLETMN
- a CDS encoding peroxiredoxin, which produces MKRRLLLQKGFVAAVTLSLFPKKGLALGGNAPDIGAPAPNFELSGTNLLVPDKSRWSLTDWNDRWLVLYFYPRDFTSGCTIEAHGFQDSLEQFKINNCDVAAISADSVEDHESFCNSEELDFTLLSDHDGIVSRSYGSWMAPYSLRHTFLIDPSGVVQARWTGVRPVGHAQEVLETLKGLQSMQTT